The following coding sequences lie in one Vibrio casei genomic window:
- the htpX gene encoding protease HtpX, translating to MKRVMLFLATNLAVVLVLSVVLNIVYAVTGMQPGSLSGLLVMAALFGFGGSFISLLLSKKMALRSVGGQIIENPRNETEHWLIQTVSRQAQQVGIGMPTVAIYDSPDINAFATGAKRDDSLVAVSTGLLHNMTRDEAEAVLAHEVSHISNGDMVTMTLMQGVVNTFVIFISRAIANVVSSNNSDEGRGGSMMSYFLISMVLELVFGFLASFITMWYSRHREFHADSGAAQLVGKHKMIAALERLKMSHEPQLEGSMMAFGINGKRTMMELLMSHPPLDKRIEALRNQ from the coding sequence ATGAAGCGAGTGATGTTATTTTTAGCGACAAACTTAGCAGTAGTATTAGTCCTAAGTGTTGTTTTAAATATTGTATATGCCGTAACAGGTATGCAACCAGGTAGCCTTTCTGGATTACTTGTGATGGCAGCGTTGTTCGGGTTTGGTGGTTCATTTATTTCTTTGTTGTTATCGAAAAAGATGGCATTACGTTCAGTCGGTGGACAGATTATAGAAAATCCGCGTAACGAGACGGAACATTGGTTAATTCAAACGGTGAGTCGCCAAGCTCAACAAGTGGGCATTGGCATGCCAACCGTCGCGATTTATGATTCTCCTGACATTAATGCATTTGCAACGGGAGCTAAGCGTGATGATTCGCTGGTCGCTGTTTCAACGGGTTTATTGCATAATATGACACGTGATGAGGCTGAAGCGGTACTAGCGCATGAAGTTAGCCATATTTCTAATGGTGACATGGTTACAATGACATTGATGCAAGGCGTTGTGAATACATTTGTTATTTTCATATCCCGGGCTATAGCGAATGTTGTTAGCTCAAATAATAGTGATGAAGGCCGTGGTGGAAGTATGATGAGTTACTTCTTAATATCTATGGTATTAGAGTTAGTATTTGGTTTCTTAGCGAGCTTTATTACGATGTGGTACAGCCGTCATCGTGAATTTCATGCTGACTCTGGTGCAGCACAGCTTGTTGGTAAGCATAAAATGATCGCCGCTCTTGAGCGTCTTAAAATGAGTCATGAACCTCAGTTAGAAGGTTCTATGATGGCTTTTGGGATTAACGGTAAGCGTACAATGATGGAACTTCTAATGAGTCATCCGCCATTGGATAAGCGTATTGAAGCATTACGTAACCAATAA
- the bioD gene encoding dethiobiotin synthase gives MINSVFITGTDTDVGKTVVSQAILIALTKQGVKTSGLKPVAAGCEITEQGMTNNDALYLQNASSVKLGYALVNPYTLELPASPHIAAEKERVNIDFNILSSVLFQHRQQAEFVVVEGAGGWRVPISKEDGLSSWVQQEQLPVVLVVGVKLGCLNHTMLTVETIQKDGLVIVGWVANMIDPDVKYYSEMIQLLEEKIPAPKLGEIPYLSEENLPLAYQCLDISLLF, from the coding sequence ATGATAAATTCAGTATTTATTACCGGAACCGATACTGATGTAGGTAAAACAGTGGTTTCTCAAGCGATCTTAATCGCGCTTACAAAACAAGGTGTTAAAACTTCTGGTTTAAAACCTGTAGCAGCAGGATGTGAAATCACGGAGCAGGGGATGACAAATAATGATGCGTTGTATTTGCAAAATGCATCTTCAGTGAAACTTGGTTATGCTTTAGTTAACCCATATACACTGGAATTGCCTGCTTCTCCTCATATTGCGGCTGAAAAAGAAAGAGTAAATATTGATTTTAATATTTTATCATCAGTTTTATTTCAGCACCGCCAACAGGCCGAATTTGTGGTTGTCGAAGGTGCTGGAGGGTGGCGAGTCCCCATTTCTAAAGAAGACGGTTTATCAAGTTGGGTTCAGCAAGAGCAACTACCGGTTGTGTTAGTTGTTGGAGTAAAATTGGGCTGTTTAAATCATACGATGCTTACGGTAGAGACGATCCAAAAGGATGGGCTAGTAATTGTTGGTTGGGTTGCGAATATGATTGATCCTGATGTTAAGTATTACAGTGAAATGATTCAGTTGCTTGAAGAAAAAATACCGGCGCCAAAACTAGGAGAAATTCCTTATCTATCTGAAGAAAACCTGCCGCTAGCTTACCAATGTCTCGACATATCATTATTATTTTAA
- the bioC gene encoding malonyl-ACP O-methyltransferase BioC, with protein MSLIYQYEAESQSVYVPSNSSDLNSPNVVGNKRAIAQAFGKAAKTYDEHAAFQRNVGHCLLKLLPHDLSGLSILDLGCGTGYFSQQLALRGAQVTAFDLSDAMLEQCRLRCRQLSVEYIQGDAETLSFESEQFNIIFSSLAIQWCDDLDALVKSLINIIQPSGKVIFSTLLEGSLFELQQSWKNVDENQHVNQFHHLSSIQRAVDLSDAISHHIECVEMISWYDSSLGLMRDLKGIGATHVTGRSNRVTKKSDLSLVEEAYQVFCNPMGQLPATYQVCLGCISK; from the coding sequence ATGTCGTTGATTTATCAGTATGAAGCGGAAAGTCAGAGTGTGTACGTACCTAGTAATTCTTCTGATCTTAATTCGCCTAATGTTGTTGGAAATAAACGTGCGATTGCACAAGCGTTTGGTAAAGCTGCAAAAACGTATGATGAGCATGCCGCTTTTCAAAGGAACGTTGGGCATTGTTTATTGAAGCTTTTACCACATGATCTTTCTGGATTAAGTATTTTAGATCTTGGCTGTGGTACGGGGTATTTTAGTCAACAACTTGCGCTGCGTGGCGCACAAGTGACCGCATTTGATCTTTCTGATGCAATGCTAGAGCAGTGCCGGCTACGTTGCAGACAACTCTCGGTTGAATATATTCAAGGTGATGCAGAAACTTTATCTTTTGAATCAGAGCAATTTAATATTATTTTTTCTAGCTTAGCGATTCAATGGTGTGATGATCTTGATGCTTTGGTTAAATCACTTATCAACATTATTCAACCTTCGGGGAAAGTCATTTTTTCTACGTTACTCGAAGGATCGTTATTTGAATTGCAACAGTCGTGGAAGAATGTAGATGAAAACCAGCATGTTAATCAATTTCATCACCTTTCTTCTATTCAGAGAGCGGTAGATCTTTCTGACGCTATTTCGCATCATATCGAGTGCGTTGAAATGATTTCATGGTATGACTCCTCTTTAGGTTTAATGAGAGATTTAAAAGGTATTGGAGCGACGCATGTTACTGGCCGTTCTAACCGAGTGACTAAGAAAAGTGACTTGTCATTAGTTGAAGAGGCGTACCAAGTTTTTTGTAATCCAATGGGTCAGTTACCCGCAACTTATCAAGTTTGTTTAGGATGTATATCGAAATGA
- the bioF gene encoding 8-amino-7-oxononanoate synthase: protein MFQQRIHRALEQRRNLGLERNVTIFERRHGANVGQSNAQNFINFSSNDYLGLAQEPELIKAWQFGLEKYGCGSGASPLVTGYSSAHINLEKQLCEWLGYSSAVLFNSGFSANQALLFSLLEKDDWLIQDKLNHASLIEAGMLSCAQMTRFSHNDLDDLSLKLKKVGRHQSTLVVTEGVFSMDGDRPDLKTMSNICQQSNAWLAIDDAHGIGVLGESGKGSCHYFGIKPQILIVTFGKAAGISGAAILCDQETSHYLTQFARHFVYSTAMPPAQAVALTHAISMMQTQSWRREKLTELYSEYDTALQHCQGYVETQTPIKPFICGDSQCAVKLSNALKNEGFWVGAIRPPTVPKNKARLRITLSASHSLSQVKSLTSAIVSQHDSIFSGY from the coding sequence ATGTTTCAACAGAGAATTCATAGAGCGCTTGAGCAAAGACGAAATTTAGGTTTAGAGCGCAATGTGACTATTTTTGAACGTAGACATGGTGCGAATGTCGGTCAGTCAAATGCACAAAATTTCATTAATTTTTCAAGTAATGATTATTTAGGATTAGCTCAAGAACCTGAGTTGATCAAAGCATGGCAATTCGGGCTTGAAAAATATGGTTGTGGCAGTGGAGCGTCACCTTTGGTGACTGGTTATAGCTCGGCACATATCAATTTAGAAAAGCAGCTTTGTGAATGGCTTGGTTATTCGAGTGCGGTTTTATTTAATTCCGGCTTCAGTGCGAATCAAGCTTTGTTGTTTAGTCTGTTAGAAAAAGATGACTGGTTGATTCAAGATAAGCTTAACCATGCATCATTGATAGAAGCGGGTATGCTGTCTTGTGCTCAAATGACTCGTTTCTCTCATAATGATTTAGATGATTTATCTTTGAAGCTGAAAAAGGTTGGAAGGCATCAATCGACATTGGTTGTAACGGAAGGGGTGTTTAGTATGGATGGTGATCGCCCTGATCTTAAAACCATGTCGAATATATGCCAGCAGAGCAATGCTTGGTTAGCAATTGATGATGCCCATGGAATTGGTGTATTAGGCGAGTCTGGTAAAGGCAGTTGTCATTATTTTGGTATTAAACCACAGATATTGATAGTGACTTTTGGTAAAGCTGCAGGGATTTCTGGTGCCGCGATATTATGCGATCAAGAAACCAGCCATTACTTGACACAATTTGCTCGTCATTTTGTTTATTCAACCGCAATGCCTCCGGCACAAGCGGTGGCGTTAACGCACGCTATTTCGATGATGCAAACGCAGTCATGGCGTCGAGAAAAGTTAACTGAACTCTATTCAGAGTACGATACTGCTTTACAACATTGTCAAGGGTATGTGGAGACACAAACACCGATTAAGCCTTTTATTTGTGGGGATAGTCAGTGCGCAGTTAAATTGTCGAATGCTTTGAAAAATGAAGGTTTTTGGGTTGGTGCTATTCGTCCACCGACGGTTCCTAAAAACAAAGCGAGGCTGAGAATAACATTAAGTGCTTCACATTCATTATCTCAAGTTAAATCACTCACCAGCGCAATTGTCTCTCAACATGACTCTATATTCAGTGGGTATTAA
- the bioB gene encoding biotin synthase BioB, with protein sequence MELRHNWTVQQVHELLDKPFMDLLFDAQVVHRQFQKQNYVQVSTLLSIKTGACPEDCKYCPQSAHYRTDVEKERLMEVERVLDAASKAKNSGSTRFCMGAAWKNPKQRDMPYLMEMIKGVKDLGLETCMTLGMLTPDQALQLSNAGLDYYNHNLDTSPEFYGQIITTRTYQDRLDTLSHVRDAGMKICSGGIIGMGESVSDRAGLLVELANLPTQPESVPINMLVKVKGTPMENVDDVEPFDFIRLIAIARIMMPYSAVRLSAGRENMNEQMQALCFMAGANSIFYGCKLLTTPNPDEDTDLQLFKKLGINCQEVHQKPDDIQENDLLDQVIERVASRPEKDDLFYEARL encoded by the coding sequence GTGGAACTACGTCATAACTGGACTGTGCAGCAAGTACATGAATTATTAGATAAACCATTTATGGATTTGCTGTTCGATGCACAAGTTGTCCATCGCCAATTTCAGAAACAAAATTATGTTCAAGTCAGTACTTTACTTTCAATTAAAACAGGTGCTTGTCCTGAAGATTGCAAATATTGTCCTCAAAGTGCTCATTACCGTACAGATGTAGAGAAAGAACGCTTGATGGAAGTAGAACGAGTACTTGATGCTGCAAGTAAAGCTAAAAATTCAGGTTCAACTCGATTTTGCATGGGAGCAGCATGGAAAAATCCCAAACAACGAGATATGCCTTATTTGATGGAAATGATTAAAGGGGTAAAAGATCTAGGGTTAGAAACATGCATGACATTGGGTATGTTAACGCCAGATCAAGCTCTGCAATTATCGAATGCTGGTCTTGATTACTACAACCATAATCTTGATACATCACCTGAGTTTTACGGTCAAATTATTACTACACGAACCTACCAAGACCGTTTAGATACACTTTCCCATGTGCGGGATGCAGGTATGAAAATTTGTTCAGGTGGCATTATAGGAATGGGCGAAAGCGTTAGCGACCGTGCTGGATTATTAGTTGAGCTTGCGAATTTACCCACACAGCCAGAAAGTGTGCCTATTAATATGTTAGTCAAAGTGAAAGGTACGCCGATGGAAAACGTCGATGATGTTGAACCATTTGACTTCATTCGTTTGATCGCGATTGCTAGGATTATGATGCCATATTCCGCCGTGCGACTATCGGCGGGTCGAGAAAATATGAATGAACAAATGCAAGCGTTGTGTTTTATGGCAGGAGCCAATTCGATTTTTTATGGTTGCAAGTTACTTACTACACCCAATCCAGATGAAGATACTGATCTCCAACTGTTCAAAAAACTTGGTATAAATTGTCAAGAAGTGCACCAGAAACCAGATGATATTCAAGAAAATGATTTATTGGATCAAGTGATTGAAAGAGTCGCATCGAGACCAGAAAAAGATGATTTATTTTATGAAGCAAGACTCTAA
- the bioA gene encoding adenosylmethionine--8-amino-7-oxononanoate transaminase gives MDLQFDKKHIWHPYTSTINPLPCFPVQSAHGVCIQLETGEKLIDGMSSWWSAIHGYNHPDLNKAAHAQINEMSHVMFGGLTHEPAIALCKNILELVPRNLEHVFLADSGSVAVEVSLKMALQYWYAKHEQDPTIPMRSKFLTLEHGYHGDTFAAMSVTDPNNSMHKMYKGFLPEHIFAQSPACYQIKKGQWPAFNSQDIVDFETKIVQQHNEIAAVILEPIVQGAGGMRFYHPEFLVKVRQLCDRFGILLILDEIATGFGRTGKLFACEHANIQPDILCIGKALTSGYMTLAATITSKTVADTVCSSEASCFMHGPTFMANPLACAVATASLNLIKQNNWKHQISTIETIFEEKLPKLQKYPQVKEVRWLGAIGVIETFKPVNMAIIQQHFVDHGVWIRPFGKLIYLMPPYISQPIEIEKLIVAIESAVNSSECFM, from the coding sequence ATGGATTTACAATTTGATAAGAAACACATCTGGCACCCCTACACATCAACCATTAACCCATTACCTTGTTTTCCTGTCCAAAGCGCACATGGTGTCTGCATACAACTTGAAACGGGGGAAAAATTAATTGATGGTATGTCTTCGTGGTGGTCTGCGATTCACGGTTATAACCACCCTGATTTAAATAAAGCAGCGCATGCTCAAATTAATGAAATGTCACACGTCATGTTTGGAGGCTTAACCCATGAACCGGCCATTGCATTATGTAAAAATATTTTAGAACTCGTCCCCCGTAACCTTGAGCACGTTTTCTTAGCAGATTCTGGCTCGGTTGCAGTCGAGGTGAGCTTAAAAATGGCCCTTCAATACTGGTACGCGAAACACGAACAAGATCCAACAATACCGATGCGTTCTAAATTTTTAACATTAGAACATGGTTATCATGGCGATACTTTTGCCGCAATGTCAGTCACTGATCCAAATAATTCTATGCATAAAATGTATAAAGGGTTTTTACCTGAACATATTTTTGCTCAATCACCCGCTTGTTATCAGATAAAGAAAGGACAATGGCCTGCATTTAATTCGCAAGATATTGTAGATTTTGAAACGAAAATAGTTCAACAGCATAATGAAATTGCCGCCGTGATCTTAGAGCCTATCGTTCAAGGTGCAGGTGGAATGCGTTTCTATCATCCAGAATTTCTAGTTAAAGTACGTCAACTCTGTGACCGATTTGGAATATTGTTAATCCTTGATGAAATTGCCACAGGGTTTGGCCGAACCGGTAAATTGTTTGCTTGTGAACATGCCAATATCCAACCTGACATTCTATGTATAGGTAAAGCGCTCACCAGTGGTTATATGACTCTCGCCGCAACCATTACTAGTAAAACCGTCGCCGATACCGTCTGCAGTAGCGAAGCAAGTTGCTTCATGCATGGTCCAACCTTTATGGCAAACCCGCTCGCTTGCGCAGTTGCGACAGCGAGCCTAAACCTAATTAAACAAAATAATTGGAAACATCAGATCAGCACTATTGAAACTATATTTGAAGAAAAACTGCCTAAACTACAAAAATATCCACAAGTGAAGGAGGTTCGCTGGCTAGGTGCAATAGGCGTGATAGAAACCTTTAAGCCTGTCAACATGGCAATAATTCAACAACATTTTGTTGACCACGGCGTGTGGATTCGGCCTTTTGGTAAACTTATTTATTTAATGCCACCTTATATATCTCAACCTATCGAAATTGAAAAACTGATTGTGGCAATAGAATCTGCAGTTAACTCATCAGAATGTTTTATGTAG
- a CDS encoding ATP-dependent zinc protease family protein — translation MFKWLIVALLSCSFSVFATDEAQPVSKVKPQQIDIATHTKSGDLILGEKEWIYIDNLNRNILARVDTGATTSSISAKDIHTYKKEGKSFVDFRLAHKKWETKTFTLPVKRWVEVVQSSTDEPSDSRPVVVLSIQIGDLKTTTDFTLVDRSHLEYPVLLGRTFIDNVAVVDVSHKYIQPRVKVKQNPIAKKTSDTETPVKAENEK, via the coding sequence ATGTTTAAATGGTTAATTGTCGCTTTACTCTCTTGCTCATTTTCAGTATTCGCTACCGATGAAGCACAACCTGTCAGTAAAGTAAAACCTCAGCAGATCGATATCGCGACCCACACAAAAAGTGGTGATCTAATCTTAGGTGAAAAAGAATGGATTTATATTGATAACTTAAATCGTAATATTCTTGCTCGCGTTGATACAGGAGCAACCACTTCATCAATTAGTGCCAAAGATATCCATACTTATAAGAAAGAGGGAAAATCTTTTGTTGATTTCAGACTCGCTCATAAGAAATGGGAAACAAAAACGTTTACCTTACCCGTTAAACGTTGGGTCGAAGTTGTACAATCTTCCACTGACGAGCCTTCTGATTCTCGCCCTGTTGTGGTGCTTTCGATTCAAATTGGCGATCTAAAAACAACCACAGACTTTACTTTGGTAGACCGCTCTCACCTTGAGTATCCAGTTTTACTTGGCCGTACTTTTATCGATAACGTAGCTGTGGTTGATGTTTCACACAAATATATTCAACCACGCGTCAAAGTAAAACAAAATCCTATTGCTAAAAAAACATCTGACACAGAAACACCGGTAAAAGCAGAAAATGAAAAATAA
- the serS gene encoding serine--tRNA ligase, translated as MLDSKLFRTELDETATKLARRGFTLDVETIRSLEEQRKSLQVKTEELQALRNSRSKSIGQAKAKGDHEEAERIMAEVGILGQDLDAAKVALTDLQIQLDGITSSIPNLPDDSVPNGKDEGDNVEVARWGEPKKYNFELKDHVDLGEMGDGLDFASAVKVTGSRFIVMKGQFARLHRAIAQFMLDLHTEQHGYTEMYVPYLVNSDSLYGTGQLPKFSEDLFHTSPLTEQVSDEPLKTLSLIPTAEVPVTNLMRDTITDEADLPIKMTAHTPCFRSEAGSYGRDTRGLIRMHQFDKVELVQIVKPEDSMDALEELTGHAEKVLQLLELPYRKVILCTGDMGFGAAKTYDLEVWVPAQETYREISSCSNCWDFQARRMQARFRRKGEKKPELLHTLNGSGLAVGRTMVAILENYQQADGRIEIPEVLRPYMKGLTHIGG; from the coding sequence ATGCTTGATTCTAAACTATTTCGTACTGAGCTGGATGAAACAGCTACAAAATTAGCCCGCCGTGGATTTACTTTGGATGTTGAAACCATCCGTAGCCTTGAAGAACAGCGTAAGTCTTTGCAAGTAAAGACTGAAGAATTACAGGCATTGCGTAATTCCCGCTCGAAATCCATTGGTCAGGCTAAAGCGAAAGGGGATCATGAGGAAGCAGAGCGAATCATGGCAGAAGTAGGGATTTTAGGTCAGGATCTTGATGCAGCAAAAGTGGCATTAACTGATCTACAAATTCAATTAGATGGGATTACATCGTCAATTCCAAATCTACCAGATGATTCTGTACCAAATGGTAAAGATGAAGGTGACAATGTAGAAGTAGCTCGTTGGGGTGAACCAAAGAAATATAATTTTGAATTAAAAGATCATGTTGATTTGGGTGAAATGGGCGATGGCCTTGATTTTGCTAGCGCGGTTAAAGTGACGGGTTCTCGTTTTATCGTCATGAAAGGCCAATTTGCTCGTCTGCATCGTGCTATCGCACAATTTATGTTAGATCTTCATACTGAACAACATGGCTATACAGAAATGTACGTGCCTTACTTAGTGAACTCCGACAGTTTATATGGCACAGGTCAACTGCCTAAATTTAGTGAAGATTTATTCCATACTAGCCCTTTAACTGAACAAGTTAGTGATGAGCCGTTAAAGACATTGTCATTAATTCCAACAGCCGAAGTCCCGGTTACGAACTTAATGCGTGATACCATCACGGATGAGGCAGATTTACCAATTAAGATGACAGCACATACACCGTGTTTTCGTTCAGAGGCAGGTTCATACGGTCGTGATACTCGTGGTTTGATCCGTATGCATCAGTTTGACAAAGTTGAACTAGTACAAATTGTTAAGCCAGAAGATTCAATGGATGCGTTAGAAGAACTCACCGGTCATGCTGAAAAGGTACTTCAACTTCTTGAGCTTCCATATCGAAAAGTGATTCTGTGTACCGGTGATATGGGGTTCGGGGCAGCAAAAACTTATGACTTAGAAGTTTGGGTTCCTGCTCAAGAAACCTATCGCGAAATTTCTTCTTGTTCAAATTGTTGGGATTTCCAAGCACGCCGTATGCAAGCTCGCTTCCGCCGCAAAGGTGAGAAGAAACCCGAGTTACTGCATACATTGAATGGTTCTGGTTTAGCTGTGGGGCGGACAATGGTTGCGATTCTAGAGAACTATCAGCAAGCGGATGGCCGTATTGAAATCCCAGAAGTATTACGCCCTTATATGAAAGGTCTGACTCATATTGGTGGTTAA
- a CDS encoding replication-associated recombination protein A: MSNFSLDFSSDEDFRPLAARMRPVSIEHYCGQQHILGPNKPLRRALEAGHLHSMILWGPPGTGKTTLAEVAANYANAEVERISAVTSGVKDIRLAIDKAREHKLSGRKTILFVDEVHRFNKSQQDAFLPHIEDGTVTFIGATTENPSFELNNALLSRARVYKLTSLGHQDIMDVLEQAIHDTERGLGKIPAEFEEDVLARLIDLVNGDARMSLNYLELLYDLAEESAQGRKVMTLALLAEVAGEKVARFDNKGDMWYDLISAVHKSIRGSDPDAALYWSARMIVAGCDPLYIVRRLLAIASEDIGNADPRAMQVAVSAWDCFTRIGPAEGERAIAQAIVYLACAPKSNAVYTAWKQALSDAHNQPEYDVPLHLRNAPTGLMKDLGYGEEYRYAHDEPGAYAAGENYFPPEMAQTRYYQPSNRGLESKIHEKLKYLAELDVKSTQKRYQK, translated from the coding sequence ATGAGCAATTTCAGCTTAGATTTTTCTTCAGATGAAGATTTCCGACCACTGGCCGCTCGTATGCGGCCAGTGTCTATTGAGCACTATTGCGGTCAACAACATATTCTTGGCCCTAATAAACCACTACGCCGTGCTTTAGAAGCTGGTCATTTACATTCCATGATTTTGTGGGGGCCACCAGGGACCGGTAAGACAACGTTAGCTGAAGTTGCTGCTAATTATGCCAATGCAGAGGTAGAACGTATTTCAGCGGTTACATCTGGTGTAAAAGATATTCGGCTTGCCATTGATAAGGCCCGAGAACATAAACTGTCTGGCAGAAAAACCATTTTATTTGTCGATGAGGTACATCGTTTTAATAAAAGCCAGCAGGATGCTTTTTTGCCTCATATTGAAGATGGTACGGTGACCTTTATTGGCGCAACGACTGAAAATCCTTCATTTGAGCTGAATAACGCTTTGCTATCCCGTGCTCGTGTCTACAAACTAACTTCGCTTGGTCATCAAGATATTATGGATGTACTTGAGCAAGCGATTCATGATACTGAACGTGGATTAGGTAAAATACCAGCTGAGTTTGAAGAAGATGTACTGGCTAGGTTGATAGATTTAGTGAATGGCGATGCAAGAATGTCGCTTAATTATCTCGAATTACTTTATGATTTGGCGGAAGAGAGTGCTCAAGGACGTAAAGTAATGACTTTGGCATTACTTGCTGAGGTCGCTGGTGAAAAAGTGGCGCGTTTTGATAATAAAGGTGACATGTGGTACGACTTAATTTCAGCGGTTCATAAATCGATCCGAGGTTCTGATCCTGATGCGGCTTTGTATTGGTCTGCCCGAATGATAGTTGCTGGTTGTGACCCACTTTATATTGTTCGTCGATTATTGGCTATTGCCTCTGAAGATATCGGTAATGCTGATCCTAGGGCGATGCAAGTCGCTGTTTCAGCTTGGGATTGTTTTACTCGAATTGGTCCTGCAGAAGGGGAAAGAGCGATTGCACAGGCGATAGTTTATTTAGCGTGTGCACCGAAAAGTAATGCTGTGTACACTGCTTGGAAGCAAGCCTTGTCTGATGCGCATAACCAACCTGAGTATGATGTGCCATTGCATTTACGTAATGCCCCAACCGGGTTGATGAAAGATCTTGGTTATGGGGAGGAATATCGATACGCCCATGATGAGCCAGGGGCTTACGCTGCAGGAGAGAATTATTTCCCTCCTGAAATGGCACAAACTCGGTATTATCAGCCAAGCAATCGTGGTTTAGAGAGTAAAATCCATGAAAAGCTAAAATATTTGGCTGAATTAGATGTAAAAAGCACACAAAAGCGCTATCAAAAGTAG
- the lolA gene encoding outer membrane lipoprotein chaperone LolA, with protein sequence MNKWLLVLLFTSVGVFAGPKEELNARLSNNDGFSADFTQVVTSPEGEVLLDGKGSAHISRPSLFRWKTSAPDETLLVSDGKSVWYYSPFVEQVTILNQDQATAQTPFVLLTRNRESDWANYNVTQSKDTFTLKPTASGTTVGTFQIQINAKGVIQAFNVIEQDGQQSRFAFTHFKMQKPDASLFTFKVPKGVEVDDQR encoded by the coding sequence ATGAATAAATGGTTGCTTGTTTTACTCTTCACCAGCGTTGGTGTATTCGCTGGACCGAAAGAAGAACTGAATGCTCGTTTAAGCAATAATGATGGCTTTAGTGCAGACTTCACTCAAGTTGTGACTAGTCCAGAAGGAGAAGTACTATTGGATGGAAAAGGCTCAGCACACATATCTCGTCCAAGTTTATTCCGTTGGAAAACATCTGCACCAGACGAAACCTTGTTGGTGTCTGATGGGAAAAGTGTGTGGTATTACAGCCCATTTGTAGAACAAGTGACGATTCTTAACCAAGATCAAGCTACCGCTCAAACGCCATTCGTATTACTGACACGTAATCGTGAAAGTGATTGGGCTAACTACAATGTGACCCAGTCTAAAGATACATTTACGTTGAAGCCGACAGCTTCAGGTACAACGGTCGGTACTTTCCAAATTCAAATCAACGCTAAAGGTGTTATTCAAGCTTTTAATGTGATCGAACAAGATGGTCAACAGAGTCGTTTTGCATTTACTCATTTTAAAATGCAAAAACCAGATGCATCTCTGTTTACATTCAAAGTGCCAAAAGGTGTTGAGGTTGATGACCAACGCTAA